A region of Haliotis asinina isolate JCU_RB_2024 chromosome 7, JCU_Hal_asi_v2, whole genome shotgun sequence DNA encodes the following proteins:
- the LOC137290773 gene encoding uncharacterized protein — protein MGVEKVVIQPGDGANYPKKGDKVTMHYTGTLTNGQKFDSSRDRGKPFQCNIGVGQVIRGWDEAVVQMTVGEKARLTISPDYGYGAAGAAGVIPPNATLIFDVELIRIN, from the exons ATGGGTGTAGAGAAAGTAGTTATCCAACCTGGCGATG GCGCCAACTATCCTAAAAAAGGTGATAAGGTCACTATGCATTATACTG GAACTTTAACGAATGGCCAGAAGTTTGACTCTTCACGAGATCGAGGCAAGCCTTTTCAATGCAATATCGGTGTAGGACAAGTTATAAGAG gctGGGATGAGGCAGTTGTACAG ATGACTGTAGGTGAGAAGGCTAGACTGACCATTAGTCCAGACTATGGATATGGAGCTGCTGGTGCTGCCGGAGT TATCCCACCTAATGCTACTCTGATATTCGACGTGGAGCTGATTCGGATTAACTAG
- the LOC137290651 gene encoding peptidyl-prolyl cis-trans isomerase FKBP1A-like isoform X1: protein MMGVTVETIKEGDGQTYPKPGQYVTLHYVGTLFTENGKKIDSSRDRGVPFTFQLGKGEVIKGWEEGVKRMSMGERARVTCPPKLAYGHRGHPGLIPSNATLVFDIELLKLS, encoded by the exons ATGATGGGCGTGACAGTGGAAACAATTAAGGAAGGAGACG GTCAGACATACCCGAAGCCTGGACAGTATGTGACCCTCCATTATGTAG GTACACTGTTCACAGAGAATGGCAAGAAAATAGATTCCTCTCGAGACAGGGGTGTTCCGTTCACATTCCAGCTTGGTAAGGGAGAGGTGATCAAAG GGTGGGAGGAAGGTGTGAAAAGA ATGAGTATGGGAGAGCGGGCAAGAGTTACATGTCCTCCCAAGCTGGCCTATGGACACAGGGGTCATCCTGGATT GATACCCTCCAATGCCACTCTAGTGTTCGACATCGAACTGCTGAAGCTGAGCTGA
- the LOC137290651 gene encoding peptidyl-prolyl cis-trans isomerase FKBP1A-like isoform X2, which produces MMGVTVETIKEGDGQTYPKPGQYVTLHYVGTLFTENGKKIDSSRDRGVPFTFQLGKGEVIKGWEEGVKRMSMGERARVTCPPKLAYGHRGHPGLYPSNATLVFDIELLKLS; this is translated from the exons ATGATGGGCGTGACAGTGGAAACAATTAAGGAAGGAGACG GTCAGACATACCCGAAGCCTGGACAGTATGTGACCCTCCATTATGTAG GTACACTGTTCACAGAGAATGGCAAGAAAATAGATTCCTCTCGAGACAGGGGTGTTCCGTTCACATTCCAGCTTGGTAAGGGAGAGGTGATCAAAG GGTGGGAGGAAGGTGTGAAAAGA ATGAGTATGGGAGAGCGGGCAAGAGTTACATGTCCTCCCAAGCTGGCCTATGGACACAGGGGTCATCCTGGATTATATC CCTCCAATGCCACTCTAGTGTTCGACATCGAACTGCTGAAGCTGAGCTGA